Within Limnohabitans sp. 2KL-27, the genomic segment TCCCGAGTCCCTCGCGCATTGCGCAGCAAACCATCGAATACCGCGACGTGATCGCAGGCCACGCCTGGCGCACCTACTGGGTGACCATGGTGGGCTTTGGCATCGCCATCGTGGTGGGTGTGCTGCTGGGCTTCATCATCGGCAGCTCACGCCTGGCCTATGCCGCCGTGTACCCGCTCATGACCGCCTTCAACGCGCTGCCCAAAGCGGCCTTCGTGCCCATCTTGGTGGTGTGGTTCGGCATCGGCATCGGCCCCGCCATCTTGACGGCCTTCCTCATCAGCTTCTTCCCCATCATGGTGAACATCGCCACGGGTTTGGCCACGCTGGAGCCTGAGCTCGAAGACGTGCTGCGCGTGCTGGGCGCCAAGCGCTGGGACGTGCTGGTCAAAGTCGGCCTGCCCCGTTCCATGCCTTACTTCTACGGCTCGCTCAAAGTCGCGATCACGCTGGCCTTTGTGGGCACCACGGTGTCCGAAATGACCGCGTCAAACGAAGGCATTGGCTACCTGCTGATCTCGGCCGGATCGGCCATGCAGATGGGCCTGGCGTTTTCGGGTCTGGTGGTGGTGGGCGCGATGGCCATGGCCATGTACGAACTGTTCAGCGCCATCGAAAAGCGCACCACAGGCTGGGCACACCGCGGCTCGCAAGGCGAATAAGTCCCATGCTGTTTTGCGTGTGAAGCCGTCGGCCCATCCCAGGGAGTTGATCCGATGACTTGGCTGGCCCGACTGGATCTGGACTACACGCACGAAGCCGAGCGCAGCGTGGCCCGCTACCTGCACCAAGGCCCGCTGCGCATTTTGCAAAGCCTCTACCCCGAAGGCGATGCGGTGTGCCACAACGTGCTGGTGCACCCCCCCAGCGGCCTGGTGGGTGGCGACACACTCGACATGCGCGTCACCGTGGGTTCAGGCGCCCATGGCCTGGTCACCACGCCCGGGGCCACACGCTTTTATCGGTCGGAGGCTGGGCTGGCCACGCAGCAAGTGCATGCACGCTTGGAATCGGGTGCGCGGCTCGAATGGCTGCCTTTGGAGGCGATTGCTTACAGCGGCTGCGATGGCCTCAATCGGGCCGTGTTTGACCTGGCGCCAGGGGCCGAACTGATCACCTGGGACATCACGGCGCTGGGCCTGCCCGCCGCTGACTTGCCCTTTGCACAAGGGACCTTTCGCCAGCACCTGGAAATCCCGGGAGTCTGGCTCGAGCGCGGCACGCTCGACGCCAGCGACAACCGGCTGATGAACAGCCCCTTGGGTCTGGCCGGTCAGCGCTGCATGGCCACGCTGGTGTTTGCGGCAGGCAGCGCCATATCGCCTGAGCGCTCGGATCGGGCCTTGGCCTGCGCACGGGAACTGCTTGAAGCCTCAGAACTGCGCCTGACCGCCGGGGCCACCTCACCGCACCCACAGGTCATCGTGCTGCGGGTGCTCTCGCCTGTGACCGAACCTGCGATGCAGCTGCTCAAACAAGTCTGGGCCGCCTGGCGCCACGAGATGTGGGGCATGAGCGGCACCGTACCGCGGCTTTGGAATCTTTAGGAATTGAGAGCGTTACGCAATCAATGTCCGATAAAGGCTGAAAGCGGACTACGACAAGCTGGCACCAAGGGCAGGAATCGACCAAAAGCGGCCCGTGATAGCCATGAAAAGCTGACGCTCAACGTTAATACAGCGGCTACCGGAGGCTGTCAGCTGCAATGATGGGTTAAGTTTAAATGAGCGTCTTTACCTTTGACGTAAAGTCGCTGCAGAACTGAGCGTTAGCTCGTACCCACAGTGCAAGAAACGCCCCGCGGACGATGGCCTCGGGAACGAAGCAAATTTTGATGCCGACTTGGTTGAAAAGCAGGTGCGGGTTCCCAAAGTTGCCATTCCGTGTTCCCCCTCGTGTGCAGCCTTGCCTGAAACTCAGGTAACGCCTAGATCAGAGGTCTTTGGCTCGTACAGCCGCACTTGGAACCATGTTCTAGACGTTGTACGTAGCCACGCTTTTGATGAGGGTAAAGAACTTTATGGATGTGCCTTGAAGTTCAAATGATCATGGGAATATCTGTCGCAGGTGGAGTATTGCGACTGCGTCCACAGCGCACCAAACCATCGATCATCACCATGCCAATGCCGGGGATATCACCCAGTTGAACACTGTCCAGCAGGTCTTTTCCAGCAGTGTGCTGGGCCTTGTCCATGAACACGAAGTCGGCTGCGCGGCCAACTTCGATGAGGCCACAATTTAAGTCGCGTATGCGTGCGGTATTGCCCGTCGCGAATCCGAACACAACTTCGGCAGGAATACCCGCGAAGCTGGAAATGAGCGAGATAAGCCGCAGCATACCCAGCGGCTGTACACCCGATCCTGCAGGCCCATCGGTGCCAAGAATCACCCGATGCGGACACTTGAGTTCGATGGCAGCGCGCGCGGCCTCAATGGCAATTTTCTCGTTGCCGTTGTGCACAATTTCAATGGCACGCGAGGACTTTTCGCACAATTCGCACACATGTCGCCAAGGCAGAGCAGTGTGGCCACCGTTGATGTGGCCAATTACATCAGCATCTGCTTCCAGGATCACGTCCTTGTCGATCAGGCCCGAGCCTGGGATAGACGGACCACCGGTGTGAATGGTGCTCTGGATTCCGTATTTTCTCGCCCAAGCCACCATTTTTTGAGCTTCTTCTCCGGCCTTGACCGATCCCAGCCCCACCTCGCCAAGCAGTTTGACTCCTGCATCAGCCAGGTCCTTGAAGTCTTGCTCAATCATGCCTTTTTCAATGACAGGAGCGCCAGCAATCACTTTGACGCCACCGGGGCGGAAGTTCTCGTAGGCGCGCTGTGCGGTGATGGCCAGGGCTTTAAGCCCGACGATGTCTTTGGGGCGACCGGGTAGGTGAACCTCGCCAGCCGAGATCATGGTCGTGACGCCGCCGTTCATAGTCGAGTCGATCCAGCCAATCTGGTTCTGACGCGGCGTCCAATCGCCAAAAACCGGGTGCACATGGCTGTCAATCAGGCCAGGAGCCACACAGGTTCG encodes:
- a CDS encoding urease accessory protein UreD; translation: MTWLARLDLDYTHEAERSVARYLHQGPLRILQSLYPEGDAVCHNVLVHPPSGLVGGDTLDMRVTVGSGAHGLVTTPGATRFYRSEAGLATQQVHARLESGARLEWLPLEAIAYSGCDGLNRAVFDLAPGAELITWDITALGLPAADLPFAQGTFRQHLEIPGVWLERGTLDASDNRLMNSPLGLAGQRCMATLVFAAGSAISPERSDRALACARELLEASELRLTAGATSPHPQVIVLRVLSPVTEPAMQLLKQVWAAWRHEMWGMSGTVPRLWNL
- a CDS encoding amidohydrolase family protein; this encodes MAEAAITEKSGKVLIKNIGLLLSGDIDNPILDADTILVNDGIIIAVGKEKDCDLEGVRQTIDVRRTCVAPGLIDSHVHPVFGDWTPRQNQIGWIDSTMNGGVTTMISAGEVHLPGRPKDIVGLKALAITAQRAYENFRPGGVKVIAGAPVIEKGMIEQDFKDLADAGVKLLGEVGLGSVKAGEEAQKMVAWARKYGIQSTIHTGGPSIPGSGLIDKDVILEADADVIGHINGGHTALPWRHVCELCEKSSRAIEIVHNGNEKIAIEAARAAIELKCPHRVILGTDGPAGSGVQPLGMLRLISLISSFAGIPAEVVFGFATGNTARIRDLNCGLIEVGRAADFVFMDKAQHTAGKDLLDSVQLGDIPGIGMVMIDGLVRCGRSRNTPPATDIPMII
- a CDS encoding ABC transporter permease — protein: MNKKSLESWSPWILLVLSILIWEGLCRAFNVSEFVFPSPSRIAQQTIEYRDVIAGHAWRTYWVTMVGFGIAIVVGVLLGFIIGSSRLAYAAVYPLMTAFNALPKAAFVPILVVWFGIGIGPAILTAFLISFFPIMVNIATGLATLEPELEDVLRVLGAKRWDVLVKVGLPRSMPYFYGSLKVAITLAFVGTTVSEMTASNEGIGYLLISAGSAMQMGLAFSGLVVVGAMAMAMYELFSAIEKRTTGWAHRGSQGE